A stretch of the Balaenoptera musculus isolate JJ_BM4_2016_0621 chromosome 18, mBalMus1.pri.v3, whole genome shotgun sequence genome encodes the following:
- the POLR1D gene encoding DNA-directed RNA polymerases I and III subunit RPAC2 has product MEDDQELERKISGLKTPMAEGERKTALEMVQAAGTDRHCVTFVLHEEDHTLGNSLRYMIMKNPEVEFCGYTTTHPSESKINLRIQTRGALPAVEPFQRGLTELMNVCQHVLDKFEASIKEYKDQKASRNEATF; this is encoded by the exons ATGGAAGACGACCAGGAGCTGGAGAG aAAAATATCTGGATTGAAGACCCCAATGGCTGAAGGCGAGAGGAAGACAGCCCTGGAAATGGTCCAGGCAGCTGGGACAGATAGACACTGTGTGACATTTGTATTGCACGAGGAGGACCATACCCTAGGAAATTCTCTTCGTTACATGATCATGAAGAACCCGGAAGTGGAATTTTGTGGTTACACTACAACCCATCCTTCAGAGAGCAAAATTAATTTGCGCATACAGACTCGAGGTGCCCTTCCAGCTGTTGAGCCCTTTCAGAGAGGCCTGACTGAGCTCATGAATGTCTGCCAGCATGTGCTTGACAAGTTTGAGGCCAGCATAAAGGAATATAAGGATCAAAAAGCCAGCAGAAATGAAGCCACATTCTAG